GTCCGTTCGAGAATTGCGCAGAGAAATGAGACGACTGCCCTTTCCCTGACAATCAGCACCCCGTAGCCTTCCTCCCCCTCGGCGGAGACAAAGGCAGTGGCCCGGTCGAAGATGATCACCGCATGGCTCAGTTCACGGACCGAACGGACCTCGGCTCCGGCCTTGGTGACCGCCTCGACGTAGCTGCGGATTCCGACGTCGAAGCGCGCGGCGTGCTGATAGAGCCCGCGGACACGTACGCCTCGGGAGAGCATGGCGAGGTCCCTCTGCAGGATCTCCGTCAGGCACGAGGGCAGGGGCGGGCTCGACGGCCGGGCCATGAGCACCTCGTGGGCGCACCGGTCGGACAACTCGTCGAGCAGGGAGTTGATGTGGGCGGAATCCGTCACGAACCGGGGCAACCTCGCCCCGCTTCGCTCGCTGTGTTCGCTCGACTGGTAGGCGGAGATCAGCGTCTCGAAGGCGTTGCGCGCCCCTTCGGCGACCCGCTGGGCGCTGCTGACCTCTCGTTCCAGCGGCCGGGCGAGCTCGGCCGCGGCCACGTCCGGCCGGTTGGCGACGAACTGGCCGCGGGCCGGTGCGCGCTTGACGAGCCGGTAGCAGGCCAGGAGATCGACGGCGGCTGCCACGGAGGCGGACGGAAGTCTGAGTGCTCCCCCGGCGGCCTCGATATCGAGACCGCCCTGTTCGAGAATCCACTCATATAGGCGGCAGGCATCGGACGTCAGGAATGGCATGTGTTCGTCTTCTGCCAGCATCGAGTTCCCCGCAGACTCTCGCGCACCATCAGATGATCACGCCGATGGTAGTCGTGGGGCGTCCCCGGTGAAAGAGTTTTCCCGTCCGGATTCCTGCCGCGGGAACGTCATCGGGGCGACGGGCCACCGGAAGTCGCCGGCCCCATGCGCAGTACCGCTTTGGGGTGCTTACCCGCGGCCATGGCTTCGAGTGTGTGCGTGGAGAAATCCTCCGGCCGGATGCCGGTCGCCATCCCCTCGGGCCGCAGTCGACCGGTCCGTACGAGGGCGATCACCGCGCGGAAGTCCTCCCGGAGCGCCCCGAGCGACCAGCTCAACCGAAGTTCCTTGCCGAACGCGAGCCAGGAATCCAGCGTGAGCGGGTGCGCGTGCTGAGCCGCCACCACGAGGTGACCGCCGCGTGACACCAGCCGGCACGCGTCCTGGAAGCCGCCCTCGACGCCGGATGCCTCGAACACGAGCGCCGCGGGCGCCGAGGGGGGCTCGGCGCGCGCGTCCAGTCCCAGGGCAGTGGCCGCCGCCCGCCGCTCGGCCACCGGGTCCAGCAGCACCAACCGTTCGAAGCCCTGGGCCCTGAGCACCAGAGCGATGCCCACACCGATGGCGCCGGCTCCGACGATCACCGCCTCGCTCGACTCGTCGCCCGCTTTGCGCGCGGCGTGGTGGGCGCAGCTGAGCGGCTCGATGAGCGCGGCGGCCACGGGATCGATGCCCGGGGGAATCTCCACGAGGGCGTCGGCCGGTACGGCGAGGTGATCGGTGAGCCCGCCGGAGCCGTAATTGTGTCCGAGCAGCTTCAGTTCGGTGCAGTAGCTGGTCCGCCCGGCCTCGCAGTGATGACAGGCGCCGCAGAAGAAGGCGGGGTCGACGACCACCGGTGTCCCCACCGCCCAGCCGGACT
The DNA window shown above is from Streptomyces sp. NBC_00247 and carries:
- a CDS encoding helix-turn-helix transcriptional regulator produces the protein MLAEDEHMPFLTSDACRLYEWILEQGGLDIEAAGGALRLPSASVAAAVDLLACYRLVKRAPARGQFVANRPDVAAAELARPLEREVSSAQRVAEGARNAFETLISAYQSSEHSERSGARLPRFVTDSAHINSLLDELSDRCAHEVLMARPSSPPLPSCLTEILQRDLAMLSRGVRVRGLYQHAARFDVGIRSYVEAVTKAGAEVRSVRELSHAVIIFDRATAFVSAEGEEGYGVLIVRERAVVSFLCAILERTWTNGLTFVGEIKSQNEERALANSVRASILRLLIQGVRDEAIARRMGISVRTCRRHIAEIMKIAGAESRFQAGYMVAGRQLLDAKDGAGRN
- a CDS encoding zinc-dependent alcohol dehydrogenase is translated as MTTGTAPHRAFVLTSEGEISLTRPDMPQAGRSHVLVRVTAAGVCGTDLTDYRQRLAAPGTLPAVPLGHEVAGTVADAGESGWAVGTPVVVDPAFFCGACHHCEAGRTSYCTELKLLGHNYGSGGLTDHLAVPADALVEIPPGIDPVAAALIEPLSCAHHAARKAGDESSEAVIVGAGAIGVGIALVLRAQGFERLVLLDPVAERRAAATALGLDARAEPPSAPAALVFEASGVEGGFQDACRLVSRGGHLVVAAQHAHPLTLDSWLAFGKELRLSWSLGALREDFRAVIALVRTGRLRPEGMATGIRPEDFSTHTLEAMAAGKHPKAVLRMGPATSGGPSPR